The window ATCGCCTGGGGCGAAGCGCTGATCGCCCTTGGCCGCACCGATGAGGGCCGCGAACAGATACGCGAAGCCTGGCGGACCCAGTCCCTGCGCCAGACCAATCAGAGCCAGGTCCTGCGCCGGCATGGCGATTTCCTGACGGCTGCAGACCATGCCGAGCGCGTGGACTTCCTGCTCTGGGCCGGCCAGCGCAGCCTGGCCAGTGCCCTGTTGCCCCAGCTTGGCGCTGGTGAACGCCGCGTTGCCGACGCCCGCATACGGCTGGCTGCACGCGGCACCGGCGTTGACGGCGCCGTGAACGCTGTCCCGCCCAGCCTGCAGAATGATCCGGGTCTGGTGTTCGAGCGGACGCGCTGGCGGCGGCGGGCAGGCAATGCCGATGGCGCCCTGCAGCTGGCACTGGAGCTGCCGGACGCGCATACCAACACCACTGCGCTGGAATCGATGTGGAGCGAGCGCAAGCTGATCATTCTGGATCTGATGCGGTCAAACGACCACGATACCGCCTACCAGCTCGCCGCATCGAACGGGATGAGTGCCGGGGTCGCTTTCGCCGATGCCGAATTTCTGGCTGGCTGGCTGGCTCTGGTGCATCTGAACCGGCCAGAGGACGCACTAACCCACTTCAACCGGCTGGAAGCAGGGGTGACCACGCCGGTTTCGCTAGGCCGGGCAAAATACTGGCAAGGGCGCGCTGCGGAGGCGGCTGGCAATGCCGTGCTGGCTCGTGACCGCTTCATGGCTGCTGCCCAGCACGCCACCACCTATTACGGCCAGCTGGCCATTCTGGCGCTGGGTGGCACTGCGGCGGAGCTGGACCTGCCGGCCGACCCGGTCATCACCGAGGCGGACCGCGCAGCCTTCAATGAACGCGAACAGGTGCTGGCCTTGCGCATGCTGGGCGAGCTGAACCAGACCTTCCTGTTCCGTACCTTTGCCGCCCATCTGGAAGGGCGCATGGAAACACCGGCCGAACAGGCCATGCTGGCCGACATCGCGCTGGATTATCTGCGGCTCCGCGAGTCGGTGCGGGCGGCCAAGGCTGGCCGCATGCAAGGCATGATCCTTGCCGAGCGGGCCTACCCGGTCATTGATGTGCCCGCAGACGCGCCCGTGAGGGCAGATCCGGCGCTTACCCTTTCGGTGATCCGGCAGGAAACCGAATTTGATGCCCGCGCCGTCAGCGGCGCAGGCGCGCGCGGCATGATGCAGATGATGCCGGCCACGGCCCGTCAGACTGCCCGCCAGCTCGGCCTGCCTTACGAGTTTGAATGGCTGACCGACGACCCTGACTACAACATGCGCCTTGGCATGGCCCATCTGCAGGAGGTCGTCGATGATTATGACGGTTCACTGGTGATGGCGCTGGCAGCCTATAATGCGGGCGGCGGACGCGTGCGCCGCTGGGTGCAGGAATATGGCGATCCGCGCTATGGCGCGATTGACCCGATTGACTGGGTGGAAAGCCTGCCGTTTGCCGAGACCCGCAATTATGTGCAGCGGGTGATCGAGAATTTGCAGGTCTACCGCGCCCGCCGGGCCGGACACACCGCCGTGCCACTGGCCATTGAGCGTGACATGGTCGGGGCTGGCGCGGGCCTGCGCCGTATCTTGCCGCACCTCTCCGACGAACAGCTGGCCGAGATCGAGGCAGCCGACGCCGCTGCCCGTGAAGAGCTGGGCATGGCGCCGGTGCCGGACGTCGATGGCGAGGACGGCGGGAGTTAGGGGGCTTTTCCCACCTAACTTGTCATGGCCCGGCTTCTTGTCTCCCCCCGTTCACGGGGGGAGTGGTCCGAAGGACCGAGGGGGGGGGGGGATGATCGAAACAAGCTCCCCCCTCCGTCAGCTGCGCTGCCGTTCGTCGCTCCGCGCCTCACCCCCCCGTAAACGGGGGAGGACATCGTTGCTGGCTCTGGGTTCCCGCCTGCGCGGGAACGAAGAAGAAAAGTGCCGCTACCGGGTCTCTAGAAGAGCGCCCCCTATCGCGCGTCCAAACACCGCCGCGTCCACATTCCCGCCCGTGGCGACCACAATCGTCGTGCGGCCCTTTGCGTCTATCCTGCCCGACAGCACGGCGGCCAGCGCACACGCCCCGCCCGGCTCCAGCACGATTTTCAGATGCTGCCAGGCAAAAGCGATGGCAGCCATGGCCTCCTCATCGCTGACCACGCCAACGCCCTTCAGGCGGGGCTGGTTGATGGGGAAGGTCATCTCGCCCGGCGCGTGCGACAGGAGCGCGTCCTGCAATGATCCCGATGACTGCAGATTGCTCTCACGCTGGCCAGAGGCGAGCGAGCGGGCATGATCGTCAAAGCCTTCGGGCTCCGCGCCATAAACGTCGATGTCCGGCGCTTTCTCCGCCAGCGCCAGATTGATCCCGGCCAGCAAACCGCCCCCGCCGACGCAGCAGACGAGCTGATCTGCCGTCTCGCCACGCTCTTCAAGCTGGTGTGTGATTTCCAGCCCGCACGTGCCCTGCCCGGCAATGACGCCGAAATGGTCAAAGGACCCGATCAGCGTCGCACCTGTCTCTTCGCACAGGCGCCGGGAGATCGCCTCGCGGTCCTCGCTGGCGCGGTCATAGGTGACGACGTGGCCGCCCCTCGCCCGCACGCCCTCGGCCTTAATCGACGGCGCGTCTGCCGGCATGACGATAGTGGCCGGGATGCCAAACAGCTTTGCCGCCTCGGCGATACCTTGCGCGTGATTGCCGGATGAAAAAGCGACGACGCCGCGCGGGCGGTCAGCGTCCGGGATCAGCGAAATAGCGTTATAAGCGCCGCGAAACTTGAAAGAGCCGGTGCGCTGCAGGCACTCGGCCTTCACCAGCACGCGCCCGCCGGCAGCCTCGTCCAGCGCCGGGCTCCACAGCAAGGGCGTGCGCACCGCCAGCCCCTCCAGGCGCGCCGCTGCCTGCAGGACATCACTGAAGCCGGGTAGATGCATGCTCTCTCCTCCGCGCACGGGCCGCTTGCTGCATCACGGCCATATCTGCTGCAAGCAAGTTGCGCAAAAGGTATTGCATCGCAGCGCGGGCGCGCCTTTGATACCGGCAACTTCAAACAACGGGTCAGGCAGGCGGGCAAAAGCTCTGCCGGTGAATGGCCGGTAACATCCGAGCGGGAGGACAAACGCCATGTTGCGTGGACAGATGATGAATCGCCAGCTGATGATTTCTGGCATTCTACAGCATGCAGCCGACAATCACGGAGGCCGCGAGATCGTGAGCCGCCTGCCCGACACGGGTGAGATTCACCGTTATGGCTGGAAAGACTGCCACGCCCGCGCCAAGCGCCTCGCCAATGTGCTGACCGGCCCGCTGAAAGTGAAATCCGGCGACCGGGTGTCCACCATTGCCTGGAATACGCACCGCCATCTGGAGCTGTATTACGCGGTATCGGGCGTCGGGGCCGTTATCCATACGGTCAATCCGCGCCTCTCGCCCGACCAGATCGCCTGGATGCTCGACCACGCCAAGGCCAAGCACGTCTTCTTCGATGTGTCGTTTGCGCCCATCATCGATGCCGTCGCCAAAAAGTGCAAAACCGTCAAACGCTTCGTCGTGATGACGGACAGCGCGCACGCGCCGAAAACGGCCACCAGATGCGATGCATACGAAGACCTGCTGAAAAGCGCCTCGCCGGACTATGACTGGCCGGAGTTTGACGAGAATCTCGCCGCCGGCCTGTGCTACACCTCCGGCACGACGGGCGATCCCAAGGGCGCGCTCTATTCGCACCGATCCACCGTGCTGCATGCCATGGCGTGCCTCGGTCAGGACGTGCTGGGCGTCGGCTCGCGCGGTACGATCATGCCGGTCGTCCCGATGTTCCACGTCAACGCCTGGGGCGTGCCCTATGCCACGGCCATGGGCGGCGGCAAGCTGGTCATGCCGGGTGCGCAGCTGGACGGCAAATCCCTGCAGGAGCTGATCGAGAGCGAGCAGGTTACACAGGTGCTCGGCGTGCCGACCGTCTGGCTCGGCCTGCTGCAGTATCTGCGTGAGAGCGGCAAGCGTATCGACAGCGTGGAGAACGTGCTGATGGGCGGCTCTGCCATGCCTGAAGCGCTGCTGCGCGCCTATCAGGACGAATACGGCGTGGACATGCAGCAGGGCTGGGGCATGACCGAGATGAGCCCGCTGGGCACGGTCGGCAAGCTCCTGCCCAAGCACGATGACCTCTCCGATGACGAGAAGATCAAGATCAAGCTGAAACAGGGCCGGCTGATCTATGGCGTGGAAATGCGCGCCGTGGACGATGATGGCAATGTGCTGCCCCGGGACGGCAAGTCCTCGGGCCATATCCAGGTGCGCGGCCCGTGGATCATCGATGCCTATTTCCGCGGTGCTGGCGCCGAGGCCTTCACCGATGATGGCTGGTTCCGCACCGGCGATGTCGGCTATCTCGACACCGATGGCTATATGACCATCACCGACCGCTCCAAGGACGTCATCAAGTCCGGCGGTGAATGGATCAGCTCCATTGATCTGGAAAACGTGGCCATGGGCCACCCGGACGTGATGATGGCAGCCGCGGTGGGCATGCCGCACCCCAAATGGCAGGAGCGTCCGCTGCTGGTTATCCAGCCCAAGCCCCACACCACGCCCACAGCCGAGGCCATTCAGGAATTCCTCGCCGAACGCCTGCCCAAATGGTGGGTGCCGGACGGGATCGAGTTCATCGACGAAATGCCGATCGGCGCAACCGGCAAGATCCTGAAAACCCGCCTGCGGGAAATCTACAAGGATTATCAATTCCCCGACGCGGGGTAGGTCTGCCCTACTCTCGTCATTCCGGGCCAGTGTTTTCCTCCCCCGTTTACGGGGGAGGTGGTCCGAAGGACCGGAGGGGGGAAATCTTTCTCAACAATCCCCCCCTCGCCGCTTCGCGGCACTCCCCCCGTAAACGGGGGGAGAAAACTTGTGGTCCCACCAAACCGGCTCAGTAAAATTACCAACCTGTCACTTGCGGTCTCCGCGAAACATACTACCTTTATCGAAAATCGATAAAAGGAGCCCGCAAATGGAAATCCTCGTTCTTCTTCTGGTTGGTCACTTCCTGCCCACAATCGTTGCGCTCGCGCGCGGCCATCACAACGGCTTTGCCATCTTCCTGACGAACCTGCTGCTCGGCTGGACGGTCATTGGCTGGGTGGTGGCGCTGATCTGGTCGACGACGGCCGTCCAGCGGCGCGCCACCATCATCAACGCCTGATCACTCGGCGGGCTTGACCGGCACCCCGGCCCTTGCCGCCTGCGTCGGCGGCACAACGGGCCGGGCCTTGCCCTCAATCGCGGTCATCGGCGCATAGCGCAGCACCAGAAAAGCGGTAATGGCGCCCGCCAGCACATTGGCCAGCGCATAACCACTTATCATGCCCACCGGGCCAAACTGCGCCGCTCCCAGCCAGACCAGCGGCACCAATAGCGCGAAACAGCGCATCAGATTGATCCCCACCCCCAGCAGCGGACGGCCCAGCCCGTTGAATCCGGCGGCAGCGGCCATGGCGATTCCATAGCCGCCCATGGTCACCGGCGCGATCCACCAGGTCAGCCGGGCCATGGCCTGCGCCTCTTCAGACGGCAGGAACAGCCACGAAAGCGGATAGGCCAGCACCGCCAGTACAGCTGCCATAGCAACGCCCCAGCCTGCACAGAACAGGAAGGCGGAGCGGAAGGCCTCGCGCACGCGCTCGATATGACCAGCGCCGCCATTCTGGCCCGTAATGGGCCCAATCGAACCGGACAGCGCGAAGAGCGGTATCAGGGCCAGCGCTTCCAGCCGGCCGGCCACGCCAAATCCGGCCACGACCGGCTCGCCAAATTGTGCAGCGGCGGCGAACACAAACGTCATCGCCATCGGGTTGATCATGTTGGAGCCGGCTGCAGGCGCGCCGATGCGTGCGATCTCGCCCCAGTTCCAGGCGATCTCGGAAAAGCCCGGCCAGGACAGATCCAGGATCTTCTCGCGGAAAATCATGATCCCCATCGCCACTACGAAAACTACCAGGTTGGAAATCAGGGTGGCCAGCGCCGCGCCCTCGACCTCCATCGCCGGTATCGGCCCCAGACCGAATATCAGGATCGGATCGAGGATCATGTTCAGCACGGCGGCGATGATCATGATGATGCTGGGCAGGATAGCATCGCCGAGCGCACGCAGAATATTGCTGGCGATCATCGGGCCGACCATGAAGATGATGCCGGCGAACCAGATGACCATGTATTCGCGCACGAAGGGCATCATCGCCTCGCTCGCGCCCATCAGGCGGAAGAGCGGGTCAATCAGGGCGATGCCGATGGCCGAAGTGATGGCGGTAATGACCAGCGCCAGAAGCACGGCGTCGGTCGCCACGCGTTTCGTGCGCTCGCCATCACCGCGCCCGGCCGCGCGCGCCACCACCGATACCGCCCCTGCCCCCAGACCGATGGCGATACTCATCACCGCCATGGAAACGGGAAACACGAACTGCACGGCGGCCTGCTGCACGGTACCCAGGCGGCCCACCCAGTAGGCATCGACAATGCCGACCAGCATCATGGCGACAATGCCAAAGCTCATGGGGATGACCATCCGCATGATGTGCCCGAAGACCGGGCCCTGCGTCAGGTCGCGGGCATTGCGTTTCTGGGACATGCAGGAAGAACCGGCCTTTTAAGAATGGCTCTCACATTTAGGCGCGACCGGCCGCCCCCGCCAGTGGCAGTTCGTAAAATCTTTGTCACGGCCTGTGGGTAAGGTCGAAACTCGCCATGCCGGCAAGGTTTACGATGTCGGACACCGGCGATCCCAGCCGCGCAATCTGCACTGATTTTTCCAGGCCCACGAGCAGTCCCTCGATCACGGTTGCCCCGCCCGTCGCCTTCAGGAGCCGCGTGGCAATGGAGGCGGAGTGGACGGCCGGCATGACCAATACGTTCGCTGCGCCCGACAGGCGCGAGAAGCTGTAAGCTTCATGATGATCGGGGTTCAGGGCCACATCCGCCGCCATCTCGCCCTCATACTCGAAGTCCACGCCGCGCGCGTCCAGAACGCGTACCGCGCTCTGGATTTTTTCGGTACGGATGCCCGGCGGGTTCCCGAAGGTGGAGTAGGACAGGAACGCCACGCGCGGGGTAAGGCCCAGCTTGCGGGCGGCAGCAGCGGCGCCAACGGCGATGTCGGCCAGTTCGGGGGCTTCGGGAAATTCGGTAACGTTGGTGTCGGCTATAACCACCGTCCGGCCCCGGCTGATCGCCAGAGACAGGCCGATAAGCCGGCCTCCGGGCGCCTCGTCCAGAACGAGGCGTATATCCGACAGCGTGTTCATGAAGTGGCGGGTGACGCCGGTCACCATACCCTGCGCATCGCCAAAGCGCAGCATGCAGGCGGAGAACACGTTGCGGTCGTTATTGACGAGGCGCTGCACGTCCCGGCGCAGATAACCCCGGCGCTGCAGGCGCTCATACAGGAAGTCCACATAGTCCGGATTCTGGTCAGACAGACGTGCGTTCCAGATTTCCAGCGAGCCGGGATCAATGCCCAACTCCTTCATATTGGCTTCGGCGATTTTCTCGCGCGCAACCAGTACCGGCGTGCCTAGCCCCTGCGCCTGGAAAGCGGCGGCAGCACGGATCACGCTCGGCTCCTCGCCTTCGGCGAACACGATGCGCTTGGGCTCTGCCTTGATGACTTCGGTAATATGCTGCTGCAGCGCGGCGGTCGGATCGAGCCTGCGCGCCAGCCGCGCACGATAACCTGAGCCCTCTTCGGGCATGGGCAGGCGGGCGACACCGCTATCCACCGCCGCCTTGGCAATATAGGGCGGTACAAACGAAATCAGGCGCGGATCAAAGGGTGACGGGATGATGTAATCACGGCCAAAGCTGAGGCGGGCGGAGCGATTGGCACGCGCCACCTCGTCGGGCACATCGGTGCGGGCAAGGTCAGCCAGCGCCCGCGCCGCAGCCAGCTTCATCTCCTCATTGATCGTCGTGGCACGCACGTCGAGCGCGCCACGGAAGATGTAAGGAAAGCCCAGCACATTGTTGACCTGATTGGGAAAATCAGACCGGCCCGTAGCGATGATCGCATCCGAGCGCACCTGCTTGATGAGATCGGGCATGATCTCCGGTGTCGGATTGGCCATGGCGAAAATGATCGGGTCCGCCGCCATGGACTTGACCATTGCCTGGCTGACAATGCCGCCCGCCGACAGGCCCAGCATCACGTCGGCGTCGACCATTGCCTCATCTAGCGTGCGCATGTCCGTCTCACGGGCATGCGAGGCCAGACGGGGATGCAGATCGTTCCGGCCGGTATGGACCACACCGTTCACGTCGATAATGGTGACATGATCGTGCTGCACGCCGAGCGACTTGATGAGTTCGAGAACGGAGAGCCCCGCCGCCCCGGCCCCGATCAGCACGACCTTGATGTCTTCAAACTTCCGGCTGGTCAGGTGGCAGGCATTCATCAGTCCCGCAGCCGCGATAATGGCGGTGCCGTGCTGATCGTCATGGAACACCGGAATTGCAAG is drawn from Glycocaulis alkaliphilus and contains these coding sequences:
- a CDS encoding lytic transglycosylase domain-containing protein, with amino-acid sequence MLLRAALLALSVSALSAPAFGDVPVPRLKPPMANHSAILNDADFDLLRRGLRAADAGDWTFVREARFNISHPVAQNLLLWRLASSDARAIFSELHMALETLGGWPREAAIQREAEWKLADSGLGPDLTASWFAQREPLTGEGRIAWGEALIALGRTDEGREQIREAWRTQSLRQTNQSQVLRRHGDFLTAADHAERVDFLLWAGQRSLASALLPQLGAGERRVADARIRLAARGTGVDGAVNAVPPSLQNDPGLVFERTRWRRRAGNADGALQLALELPDAHTNTTALESMWSERKLIILDLMRSNDHDTAYQLAASNGMSAGVAFADAEFLAGWLALVHLNRPEDALTHFNRLEAGVTTPVSLGRAKYWQGRAAEAAGNAVLARDRFMAAAQHATTYYGQLAILALGGTAAELDLPADPVITEADRAAFNEREQVLALRMLGELNQTFLFRTFAAHLEGRMETPAEQAMLADIALDYLRLRESVRAAKAGRMQGMILAERAYPVIDVPADAPVRADPALTLSVIRQETEFDARAVSGAGARGMMQMMPATARQTARQLGLPYEFEWLTDDPDYNMRLGMAHLQEVVDDYDGSLVMALAAYNAGGGRVRRWVQEYGDPRYGAIDPIDWVESLPFAETRNYVQRVIENLQVYRARRAGHTAVPLAIERDMVGAGAGLRRILPHLSDEQLAEIEAADAAAREELGMAPVPDVDGEDGGS
- a CDS encoding threonine ammonia-lyase, with translation MHLPGFSDVLQAAARLEGLAVRTPLLWSPALDEAAGGRVLVKAECLQRTGSFKFRGAYNAISLIPDADRPRGVVAFSSGNHAQGIAEAAKLFGIPATIVMPADAPSIKAEGVRARGGHVVTYDRASEDREAISRRLCEETGATLIGSFDHFGVIAGQGTCGLEITHQLEERGETADQLVCCVGGGGLLAGINLALAEKAPDIDVYGAEPEGFDDHARSLASGQRESNLQSSGSLQDALLSHAPGEMTFPINQPRLKGVGVVSDEEAMAAIAFAWQHLKIVLEPGGACALAAVLSGRIDAKGRTTIVVATGGNVDAAVFGRAIGGALLETR
- a CDS encoding long-chain-fatty-acid--CoA ligase, encoding MLRGQMMNRQLMISGILQHAADNHGGREIVSRLPDTGEIHRYGWKDCHARAKRLANVLTGPLKVKSGDRVSTIAWNTHRHLELYYAVSGVGAVIHTVNPRLSPDQIAWMLDHAKAKHVFFDVSFAPIIDAVAKKCKTVKRFVVMTDSAHAPKTATRCDAYEDLLKSASPDYDWPEFDENLAAGLCYTSGTTGDPKGALYSHRSTVLHAMACLGQDVLGVGSRGTIMPVVPMFHVNAWGVPYATAMGGGKLVMPGAQLDGKSLQELIESEQVTQVLGVPTVWLGLLQYLRESGKRIDSVENVLMGGSAMPEALLRAYQDEYGVDMQQGWGMTEMSPLGTVGKLLPKHDDLSDDEKIKIKLKQGRLIYGVEMRAVDDDGNVLPRDGKSSGHIQVRGPWIIDAYFRGAGAEAFTDDGWFRTGDVGYLDTDGYMTITDRSKDVIKSGGEWISSIDLENVAMGHPDVMMAAAVGMPHPKWQERPLLVIQPKPHTTPTAEAIQEFLAERLPKWWVPDGIEFIDEMPIGATGKILKTRLREIYKDYQFPDAG
- a CDS encoding superinfection immunity protein, producing MEILVLLLVGHFLPTIVALARGHHNGFAIFLTNLLLGWTVIGWVVALIWSTTAVQRRATIINA
- a CDS encoding MATE family efflux transporter encodes the protein MSQKRNARDLTQGPVFGHIMRMVIPMSFGIVAMMLVGIVDAYWVGRLGTVQQAAVQFVFPVSMAVMSIAIGLGAGAVSVVARAAGRGDGERTKRVATDAVLLALVITAITSAIGIALIDPLFRLMGASEAMMPFVREYMVIWFAGIIFMVGPMIASNILRALGDAILPSIIMIIAAVLNMILDPILIFGLGPIPAMEVEGAALATLISNLVVFVVAMGIMIFREKILDLSWPGFSEIAWNWGEIARIGAPAAGSNMINPMAMTFVFAAAAQFGEPVVAGFGVAGRLEALALIPLFALSGSIGPITGQNGGAGHIERVREAFRSAFLFCAGWGVAMAAVLAVLAYPLSWLFLPSEEAQAMARLTWWIAPVTMGGYGIAMAAAAGFNGLGRPLLGVGINLMRCFALLVPLVWLGAAQFGPVGMISGYALANVLAGAITAFLVLRYAPMTAIEGKARPVVPPTQAARAGVPVKPAE
- a CDS encoding NADP-dependent malic enzyme is translated as MPEMSPPDTSSSRTDEDALAFHRQDPPGKLALAPTKPMATQRDLALAYSPGVAAPVRAIAADPDAVYDYTSKGNMVAVVSNGTAILGLGNLGPRASKPVMEGKAVLFKRFADIDAFDIEIDYEDPEKFIDCVAGFGDSFGGINLEDIKSPECFEIEAKLRERLAIPVFHDDQHGTAIIAAAGLMNACHLTSRKFEDIKVVLIGAGAAGLSVLELIKSLGVQHDHVTIIDVNGVVHTGRNDLHPRLASHARETDMRTLDEAMVDADVMLGLSAGGIVSQAMVKSMAADPIIFAMANPTPEIMPDLIKQVRSDAIIATGRSDFPNQVNNVLGFPYIFRGALDVRATTINEEMKLAAARALADLARTDVPDEVARANRSARLSFGRDYIIPSPFDPRLISFVPPYIAKAAVDSGVARLPMPEEGSGYRARLARRLDPTAALQQHITEVIKAEPKRIVFAEGEEPSVIRAAAAFQAQGLGTPVLVAREKIAEANMKELGIDPGSLEIWNARLSDQNPDYVDFLYERLQRRGYLRRDVQRLVNNDRNVFSACMLRFGDAQGMVTGVTRHFMNTLSDIRLVLDEAPGGRLIGLSLAISRGRTVVIADTNVTEFPEAPELADIAVGAAAAARKLGLTPRVAFLSYSTFGNPPGIRTEKIQSAVRVLDARGVDFEYEGEMAADVALNPDHHEAYSFSRLSGAANVLVMPAVHSASIATRLLKATGGATVIEGLLVGLEKSVQIARLGSPVSDIVNLAGMASFDLTHRP